In the Fusarium oxysporum f. sp. lycopersici 4287 chromosome 9, whole genome shotgun sequence genome, one interval contains:
- a CDS encoding cell division control protein 48: MRQVEFKVVEVDPPEYGIVAQDTVIHCEGEPIQRDEEENNLNEVGYDDIGGCRKQMAQIREMVELPLRHPQLFKSIGIKPPRGVLLYGPPGTGKTLMARAVANETGAFFFLINGPEIMSKMAGESESNLRKAFEEAEKNSPAIIFIDEIDSIAPKREKTNGEVERRVVSQLLTLMDGMKARSNVVVMAATNRPNSIDPALRRFGRFDREVDIGIPDPTGRLEILQIHTKNMKLGDDVDLEQIASETHGYVGSDVAALCSEAAMQQIREKMDLIDLDEDTIDAEVLDSLGVTMENFRFALGVSNPSALREVAVVEVPNVRWEDIGGLEEVKQDLKENVQYPVDHPEKYLKFGMSPSRGVLFFGPPGTGKTMLAKAVANECAANFISVKGPELLSMWFGESESNIRDIFDKARAAAPCVVFLDELDSIAKARGGSMGDAGGASDRVVNQLLTEMDGMTSKKNVFVIGATNRPEQLDPALCRPGRLDSLIYVPLPDEPGRLSIIKAQLRKTPIASDIDFGYIASKTHGFSGADIGFITQRAVKIAIKESIAADIERQKAREAAGDEMDTDEDAEDPVPELTKAHFEEAMQMARRSVSDVEIRRYEAFAQQMKNAGPGAFFKFPEAGAEAAGADGGNSFGDAGNDDDLYD; encoded by the coding sequence ATGAGACAAGTAGAATTCAAGGTTGTCGAGGTCGATCCTCCCGAGTATGGTATCGTCGCACAAGATACTGTTATTCACTGCGAGGGTGAGCCTATCCAGCgagacgaggaagagaacaACCTCAACGAGGTTGGTTATGATGACATTGGTGGATGCCGAAAGCAAATGGCCCAGATCCGAGAGATGGTTGAGCTTCCTCTCCGACATCCCCAGCTTTTCAAGTCTATTGGTATCAAGCCTCCCCGAGGTGTTCTGCTCTACGGCCCCCCCGGTACCGGTAAGACTCTAATGGCTCGAGCTGTTGCCAACGAGACTGgtgctttcttcttcctcatcaacggTCCTGAGATCATGTCCAAGATGGCCGGTGAATCCGAGTCAAACCTCCGAAAGGCTTtcgaggaggctgagaagaactcccctgccatcatcttcatcgatGAAATTGACTCTATCGCCCCCAAGCGTGAGAAGACCAACGGTGAGGTCGAGCGACGAGTCGTCTCTCAGCTCCTTACCCTCATGGACGGTATGAAGGCCCGCTCCAACGTCGTCGTGATGGCTGCTACCAACCGTCCCAACTCTATCGACCCCGCCCTTCGACGATTCGGCCGTTTCGATCGTGAGGTCGACATTGGTATCCCTGACCCTACCGGCCGTCTTGAGATTCTTCAGATTCACACCAAGAATATGAAGCTCGGCGATGACGTCGACCTGGAGCAGATTGCCTCCGAGACACACGGCTACGTCGGTTCCGATGTTGCTGCCCTCTGCTCCGAGGCCGCTATGCAGCAGATTCGTGAGAAGATGGATctcatcgatctcgacgaggACACAATCGATGCCGAGGTTCTTGACTCTCTCGGTGTCACCATGGAGAACTTCCGTTTCGCCCTTGGTGTGTCCAACCCCTCCGCTCTCCGCGAGGTCGCCGTCGTCGAGGTTCCCAACGTTCGCTGGGAGGACATTGGTGGTCTCGAGGAGGTCAAGCAGGATCTCAAGGAGAACGTTCAGTACCCTGTTGACCACCCCGAGAAGTACCTCAAGTTCGGTATGTCTCCTTCTCGAGGTGTGCTGTTCTTTGGTCCTCCTGGTACTGGTAAAACTATGTTGGCCAAGGCCGTTGCCAACGAGTGTGCTGCCAACTTCATCTCCGTCAAGGGACCTGAGCTTCTCAGCATGTGGTTTGGTGAGTCTGAGAGCAACATCCGAGACATCTTCGACAAGGCTCGTGCTGCCGCTCCTTGTGTTGTCTTCCTTGACGAACTTGACTCCATTGCCAAGGCTCGTGGTGGATCCATGGGTGATGCTGGCGGTGCTTCTGACCGTGTCGTCAACCAGCTCCTGACTGAGATGGATGGTATGACTTCCAAGAAGAATGTCTTCGTTATTGGCGCCACCAACCGACCCGAGCAGCTCGACCCTGCTCTGTGCCGACCTGGTCGTCTCGACTCGCTCATCTACGTACCTCTGCCCGATGAGCCCGGTCGTCTCAGCATTATCAAGGCCCAGCTCCGCAAGACCCCCATCGCCTCCGATATCGACTTCGGCTACATTGCCTCCAAGACCCACGGTTTCTCTGGTGCTGATATCGGCTTCATCACCCAGCGTGCTGTCAAGATCGCTATCAAGGAGTCTATCGCTGCCGATATCGAGCGCCAGAAGGCTCGCGAGGCTGCTGGTGACGAGATGGACACAGATGAGGATGCTGAGGACCCCGTGCCCGAGTTGACCAAGGCCCACTTCGAGGAGGCTATGCAGATGGCTCGCCGATCAGTATCTGACGTCGAGATCCGCCGGTACGAGGCTTTTGCCCAACAGATGAAGAACGCTGGTCCTGGTGCCTTCTTCAAGTTCCCCGAGGCCGGTgccgaggctgctggtgctgacgGCGGTAACTCAtttggcgatgctggcaacGACGATGATCTCTACGACTAA